In Thunnus albacares chromosome 10, fThuAlb1.1, whole genome shotgun sequence, a single window of DNA contains:
- the LOC122990883 gene encoding protocadherin beta-6-like, which yields MGYKGFSVLGLVASLGVFLLPLQTVYGDVAYSFPEEMKRGSVVGNIAKDIGLDVSKLSARKSRIDADGNNKRYCDINLSTGDIIVVERIDREGLCGKKASCVLKQELVLENPLELHRISVHVQDINDNSPQFKKNTIKFEISESAPKGSRYRLDEGHDADVGQNAIQGYSIEANENFRLNVIAKSGGGKYSELVLEKELDREQQQELTIVLVATDGGTPQRSGTAVIHVTVLDANDNAPVFSQTIYKASLPENSPLDTVVLTVSAIDADEGIHGKVTYEFDHISDENNLFALDQATGEVRVSGPIDYEDLSTYEMQITAKDGLGLVSSCTLIIDVADVNDNAPLTFIKSLRNLIPEDTPPGTEVGIINVQDRDSENNGQVRCSILQNAPFMLVPSIKNYYSLVTTGQLDRELVSDYNITIIATDEGSPPLSSSKTVQLSVADINDNPPVFEEQSYSAYVTENNKPGSTLCSVTARDPDWRQNGTVIYSLLPGEVNGAPMSSCLSVNGDTGVIHAVRSFDYEQFRSFKVHVMARDNGSPPLSSNVTVSVFISDVNDNSPQILYPAPEGNSFMTELVPKAAHGGSLVSKVIAVDADSGQNAWLSYHIVKSTDPGLFSIGLHSGEIRTQRDISESDSMKQNLIVSVKDNGQPSLSATCSMYLLISDNLAEVPELKDISYDEKNSKLTSYLIIALVSVSTFFLTFIIIILGVRFCRRRKPRLLFDGAVAIPSAYLPPNYADVDGTGTLRSTYNYDAYLTTGSRTSDFKFVTSYNDNTLPADQTLRKSPSDFVDEFGQSDNSLEVGSHILYLCAS from the coding sequence ATGGGATACAAAGGATTTTCAGTGCTCGGCCTGGTTGCCTCTTTGGGAGTTTTTCTTCTGCCGCTGCAAACCGTTTATGGAGATGTGGCCTATTCTTTTCCAGAGGAGATGAAACGCGGCTCAGTTGTTGGAAATATAGCGAAAGATATAGGGCTTGATGTGAGCAAACTGTCTGCTCGAAAGTCTCGTATTGATGCAGACGGGAACAACAAACGGTATTGTGACATTAATCTCAGTACGGGAGATATCATTGTTGTCGAAAGGATTGACAGAGAGGGACTTTGTGGCAAAAAGGCATCTTGCGTTTTAAAACAGGAACTTGTTTTAGAGAACCCGTTAGAGTTGCACCGCATTAGTGTTCACGTTCAAGACATCAACGATAATTCTCCACAATTTAAgaagaatacaataaaatttGAAATTAGTGAATCGGCACCTAAAGGAAGTCGCTATCGTTTAGATGAGGGCCACGATGCAGATGTCGGGCAAAACGCTATCCAGGGCTATAGTATCGAGGCAAATGAAAACTTTAGGTTAAATGTTATTGCAAAGAGTGGTGGAGGGAAATACAGCGAATTAGTTCTAGAGAAAGAGTTGGAtagagagcagcagcaagagCTAACGATTGTGCTTGTCGCTACAGACGGAGGCACACCTCAGAGATCAGGTACTGCAGTCATTCACGTTACTGTGCTGGATGCTAATGATAACGCCCCAGTGTTTAGCCAAACCATTTATAAAGCTAGTCTTCCCGAAAACTCTCCTTTGGACACTGTAGTGCTCACGGTTAGCGCAATTGATGCAGACGAGGGAATACATGGAAAGGTGACTTATGAGTTTGATCACATTTCTGATGAAAATAACTTGTTTGCTCTTGATCAGGCAACAGGGGAGGTCAGAGTGAGTGGACCAATAGATTATGAGGATTTGTCCACCTATGAAATGCAAATTACAGCCAAGGATGGTCTTGGGTTAGTGTCATCCTGTACATTAATAATTGACGTTGCAGATGTCAATGACAACGCCCCCCTAACGTTTATTAAGTCCTTGAGAAATCTCATACCAGAAGATACCCCTCCCGGTACAGAGGTGGGCATCATTAACGTGCAGGACAGAGACTCTGAGAATAACGGACAGGTCCGCTGCTCCATTCTACAAAACGCCCCTTTTATGTTAGTCCCTTCTATTAAAAACTACTATTCTCTGGTAACTACGGGACAACTGGACCGTGAACTAGTGTCTGATTACAACATTACAATCATCGCCACTGACGAGGGTTCTCCACCTCTGTCCTCTTCTAAAACTGTTCAGTTATCTGTAGCAGACATCAACGACAACCCACCTGTGTTTGAGGAACAGTCCTACAGCGcatatgtgactgaaaataacaaacctGGCTCCACTTTATGTTCCGTTACTGCTCGAGACCCCGACTGGAGACAAAACGGTACAGTGATTTATTCTCTGTTGCCTGGTGAGGTGAATGGAGCCCCGATGTCCTCCTGTCTATCTGTTAACGGAGACACGGGAGTGATCCACGCTGTGAGGTCGTTTGATTATGAACAGTTCAGGAGTTTTAAAGTGCACGTGATGGCCAGAGACAACGGTTCTCCTCCGCTCAGCAGCAACGTGACCGTTAGTGTGTTCATATCTGATGTGAATGACAACTCTCCTCAGATACTGTACCCCGCCCCGGAGGGCAACTCCTTCATGACGGAGCTGGTCCCCAAAGCTGCACACGGAGGCTCTCTGGTGTCCAAAGTGATAGCGGTGGACGCGGACTCCGGACAGAACGCCTGGCTGTCCTATCATATAGTCAAATCCACTGATCCGGGACTTTTCAGTATTGGTCTCCACAGCGGAGAGATCAGGACACAACGGGACATTTCTGAATCTGACAGCATGAAACAGAACCTTATTGTGTCAGTGAAAGATAACGGACAGCCCTCTCTGTCTGCCACCTGTTCCatgtatttacttatttctgATAACTTGGCTGAGGTCCCAGAACTGAAGGATATTTCTTATGATGAGAAGAATTCCAAACTGACCTCTTATCTGATCATCGCGCTGGTGTCAGTTTCCACCTTTTTTCTGACcttcattatcatcatcctgGGTGTGAGGTTTTGTCGCAGGAGAAAGCCCAGACTATTGTTTGATGGAGCAGTTGCCATTCCCAGCGCTTATCTTCCTCCTAATTACGCAGATGTTGACGGTACAGGGACTTTACGCAGCACTTATAATTATGACGCCTACTTGACAACAGGGTCTAGAACCAGTGACTTTAAGTTCGTGACATCTTACAATGACAACACTCTGCCTGCTGACCAGACTCTGAGGAAAAGTCCATCAGACTTTGTTGACGAATTCGGTCAGTCAGACAATTCCTTAGAGGTAGGTTCACATATATTATACCTTTGCGCCTCCTGA